A region of Fibrobacter succinogenes subsp. succinogenes S85 DNA encodes the following proteins:
- the lon gene encoding endopeptidase La, producing MAFDFNKTYPLLPLRDAVVFPLTTRRILVGREMSLRALEFAENHNNEIILVAQKNVEQETLDNPMLDLYSVGVVARVANVTPFPNGCVKVVLEGDSIVDLRSIALRDGFLQVTVSPREHFIKAEDKSEKFEDVLNMFREYAMHRNIADGMVEALFTMDSHINAFYGMIPFLSISLSEKQALLELETIDALAERLISLMQVAQENENVMIRVQQNVRQKMAQQQKEWFISEQIRQLQDELDGENGGASEPDQLLKKIKAKKFSKAIEEKLEEEIGRMRMMQPTSPEYAVSRNYVDWFLALPYGVYTDTVLNMKKVKAELDSKHFGLDKVKERIMEYVAVLKLTGTERRAPILCLVGPPGVGKTTLVESIATAMQRNFVRITLGGVRDEAEIRGHRRTYIGAMPGRFIHALRRAKCMNPVILLDEIDKMASDFRGDPASAMLEVLDPEQNHDFTDHFMEVGLDLSRVLFIATANSEGEIPEALRDRMEVVRLPGYYPHEKLQIAGKYLLPRICERTGVKLGEQVSFSDEMINAVMRGWTREAGVRELERVLESAVRHRAKDIVMGKKIKPEVTAKVLQDYLGAPRFLDNQLPEPGRPGVVTGLAWTSVGGEILPIECMLLSGKGQLILTGKLGDVMKESAQIAVSLVRERLQRFGIDPAIVRKTDIHIHVPEGAVPKDGPSAGIALTLCLLSAFTKQPISPDIAFTGEVSLTGACLPIGGLNEKALAALAAGVKTLRLPEGNKKDVAELPEPAKKGLKIYTHKHIDEIVKILFKDVKIAKTAEKATSTKSK from the coding sequence ATGGCTTTTGACTTTAATAAAACGTACCCGTTGCTCCCTCTGAGGGATGCTGTTGTATTTCCGCTGACGACTAGACGCATTTTGGTGGGCCGCGAGATGTCTCTCCGCGCCCTGGAATTTGCTGAGAATCATAACAACGAAATTATCCTGGTTGCACAGAAGAATGTGGAGCAGGAAACGCTTGACAACCCGATGCTCGACCTTTACTCGGTGGGCGTGGTTGCCCGCGTGGCGAATGTGACGCCATTCCCGAATGGCTGTGTGAAGGTCGTGCTGGAAGGCGATTCCATTGTGGATCTCCGCTCAATTGCTTTGCGCGACGGATTTTTGCAGGTGACGGTCTCGCCGAGAGAACATTTTATCAAGGCCGAAGACAAGAGCGAAAAGTTTGAAGATGTGCTGAACATGTTCCGCGAGTACGCCATGCACAGGAATATTGCCGATGGCATGGTCGAAGCGCTCTTTACGATGGATAGCCACATCAACGCGTTTTACGGGATGATCCCGTTCCTCTCAATTTCGCTTTCCGAGAAGCAGGCGCTTTTGGAACTCGAAACGATTGACGCCCTTGCGGAACGTTTGATAAGCCTGATGCAGGTTGCTCAGGAAAACGAGAACGTGATGATTCGCGTTCAGCAGAACGTGCGCCAGAAGATGGCCCAGCAGCAGAAGGAATGGTTTATTTCGGAGCAGATTCGCCAGTTGCAGGATGAACTGGACGGCGAAAATGGCGGTGCTTCGGAACCGGACCAGTTGCTCAAGAAAATCAAGGCCAAGAAGTTTAGCAAGGCGATTGAAGAAAAGCTTGAAGAAGAAATCGGTCGCATGCGCATGATGCAGCCGACCTCCCCGGAATATGCGGTGAGCCGTAATTACGTGGATTGGTTCTTGGCACTTCCGTATGGCGTTTATACCGATACTGTTCTTAACATGAAGAAGGTGAAGGCGGAACTCGATTCCAAACACTTTGGCCTCGACAAGGTCAAGGAACGCATTATGGAATACGTGGCCGTGCTGAAGCTTACCGGTACGGAACGCCGTGCTCCGATCCTTTGCCTTGTGGGTCCTCCGGGCGTTGGTAAGACGACTCTCGTGGAATCTATTGCAACGGCGATGCAGCGTAACTTTGTCCGCATTACGCTTGGTGGCGTGCGTGATGAAGCTGAAATCCGTGGTCACCGCCGCACTTACATTGGTGCGATGCCTGGTCGATTCATTCACGCTTTGCGCCGTGCAAAGTGCATGAACCCGGTCATTTTGCTCGATGAAATCGACAAGATGGCAAGCGATTTTAGAGGCGACCCAGCAAGCGCTATGCTCGAAGTTTTGGATCCGGAACAGAATCATGACTTTACTGACCACTTCATGGAAGTGGGGCTCGACCTCTCCCGTGTGCTCTTTATTGCGACGGCAAACAGCGAAGGTGAAATTCCGGAAGCTCTGCGCGACCGTATGGAAGTGGTGCGCTTGCCGGGCTACTATCCGCATGAAAAGCTGCAGATTGCGGGCAAGTATTTGCTCCCGCGCATCTGTGAACGCACGGGCGTGAAACTTGGCGAACAGGTGAGCTTCAGCGACGAGATGATTAACGCCGTGATGCGCGGCTGGACACGCGAAGCGGGCGTGCGTGAACTTGAACGCGTGCTTGAAAGTGCTGTGCGCCATCGTGCAAAAGACATTGTGATGGGCAAGAAGATTAAGCCGGAAGTGACGGCGAAGGTGCTTCAGGATTACCTCGGCGCTCCGAGATTCTTGGACAACCAGTTGCCGGAACCGGGGCGCCCGGGCGTTGTGACGGGCCTTGCCTGGACAAGTGTCGGTGGCGAAATTTTGCCTATTGAATGCATGCTTTTGAGCGGCAAGGGCCAGCTGATTTTGACGGGTAAGCTTGGCGACGTGATGAAGGAATCCGCACAGATTGCTGTTTCGCTTGTTCGTGAACGCTTGCAGCGCTTTGGCATTGACCCTGCGATTGTGCGTAAGACGGACATCCACATTCACGTGCCGGAAGGTGCCGTGCCGAAGGATGGACCTTCTGCAGGTATCGCGCTTACGCTCTGCCTCTTGAGTGCGTTTACGAAGCAGCCGATTTCACCGGACATTGCGTTTACGGGTGAAGTGAGCCTTACGGGCGCCTGCCTCCCGATTGGTGGCTTGAACGAGAAGGCGCTTGCTGCACTCGCTGCTGGTGTGAAGACGCTTCGCTTGCCTGAAGGCAACAAGAAGGATGTGGCGGAACTTCCGGAACCGGCAAAGAAGGGCCTCAAGATTTACACGCACAAGCACATCGACGAAATCGTGAAGATTTTGTTTAAAGATGTAAAAATTGCAAAAACTGCAGAAAAGGCTACATCTACAAAATCCAAATAA
- the clpX gene encoding ATP-dependent Clp protease ATP-binding subunit ClpX, protein MYRSGKNHPAVSCSFCGKPAEQVEKMITGAGAYICSDCIRMCSRILEEDLARTKQEQEAKEISSKPLPLPTEIKAHLDDFVIGQDRAKMALSVAVYNHYKRLRYKQTHKSKDDVDVEKSNLLLVGPTGSGKTLLAQTMARFLDVPFTIADATVLTEAGYVGEDVDSIIVRLLQAADYDVAKAERGIIFIDEIDKIARKTANPSITRDVSGEGVQQGLLKLLEGTVASVPPKGGRKHPEQPLVQVNTRNILFICGGAFETLDKIISQRVNQGGMGFGADIHTASENSLSELFKQLEPEDLIKFGLIPEIVGRLPIAVALEELDETALLNILTKPKNALVKQYKSLFAMDNIKLEFEDDALKEIVRETMTRKTGARGLRSVMERVLQQAMFKMPGSGEKKFTVTVEMVKEGLTHNKKKS, encoded by the coding sequence ATGTACCGTAGTGGCAAGAACCACCCGGCTGTAAGCTGCAGTTTTTGCGGAAAGCCGGCAGAACAAGTCGAAAAGATGATCACCGGTGCCGGTGCGTATATTTGCAGTGATTGCATACGCATGTGCAGCCGCATTCTTGAAGAAGACTTGGCACGTACGAAACAGGAACAGGAAGCGAAGGAAATTTCTTCAAAGCCGCTCCCGCTCCCGACCGAAATCAAGGCGCACTTGGACGATTTTGTCATTGGGCAGGACCGTGCAAAGATGGCGCTCTCTGTGGCGGTTTACAACCATTACAAACGCTTGCGCTACAAGCAGACGCACAAGTCCAAGGACGATGTCGATGTCGAAAAGTCGAACTTGCTCTTGGTCGGCCCGACTGGTTCGGGTAAGACGCTCTTGGCGCAGACGATGGCCCGCTTTTTGGACGTGCCGTTCACGATCGCCGATGCGACGGTCTTGACCGAAGCAGGTTACGTGGGCGAAGACGTCGATAGCATTATCGTGCGCTTGTTGCAGGCTGCCGATTACGATGTGGCGAAGGCTGAACGCGGCATTATCTTTATCGATGAAATCGATAAGATTGCAAGGAAGACCGCTAACCCCTCCATTACACGTGACGTGAGCGGTGAAGGTGTGCAGCAGGGCCTCCTCAAGCTCTTGGAAGGTACGGTTGCATCGGTTCCGCCGAAGGGTGGCCGTAAGCATCCGGAACAGCCGCTTGTGCAGGTGAATACGAGAAACATCCTGTTCATTTGCGGTGGCGCCTTTGAAACCTTGGACAAGATTATTTCCCAGCGTGTGAACCAGGGTGGTATGGGCTTTGGTGCCGATATCCACACTGCAAGCGAAAACAGCTTGAGCGAACTCTTCAAGCAGCTTGAGCCGGAAGACTTGATCAAGTTCGGCCTCATCCCGGAAATTGTCGGACGTTTGCCGATTGCCGTTGCTCTCGAAGAACTCGACGAGACGGCTCTCCTCAACATCTTGACAAAGCCGAAGAATGCGCTTGTGAAGCAGTACAAGAGCTTGTTTGCAATGGACAACATCAAGCTTGAATTTGAAGACGATGCCCTCAAGGAAATTGTCCGCGAAACGATGACCCGTAAGACGGGTGCACGTGGGCTCCGCTCCGTGATGGAACGCGTGCTGCAGCAGGCGATGTTCAAGATGCCAGGCTCTGGCGAAAAGAAGTTCACCGTGACTGTCGAAATGGTGAAGGAAGGCCTCACGCACAACAAGAAAAAGTCTTAG
- a CDS encoding ATP-dependent Clp protease proteolytic subunit, with protein MIIPTVIETTGRGERAYDIYSRLLKERIIFLGTPINDEVANNVMAQLIFLEYENPEKDITLYINSPGGYVSAGLAIYDTMQHVRPNIATICIGSCASMAAVLLAAGTKGKRYALPHSRIMLHQPSGAATGQSTDIQITAKEIIRTKDTLTEIVAKHTGKPVDEVREKTDRDFYMSPEEAKAFGVIDEIFVPRKEGI; from the coding sequence ATGATCATCCCTACCGTCATTGAAACAACCGGGCGCGGCGAACGCGCTTACGATATCTATTCCAGACTTCTCAAGGAACGTATTATCTTCTTGGGTACGCCGATTAACGACGAAGTGGCAAACAACGTCATGGCTCAGCTGATTTTCCTTGAATACGAGAATCCGGAAAAGGATATCACGCTGTATATAAACAGCCCGGGCGGTTACGTGTCGGCAGGGCTTGCCATTTATGATACCATGCAGCACGTACGCCCGAATATCGCTACGATCTGCATTGGTAGTTGTGCTTCGATGGCTGCCGTGCTCCTTGCTGCAGGTACGAAGGGCAAGCGCTATGCGCTCCCGCATTCCCGCATCATGTTGCACCAGCCGTCGGGTGCCGCTACTGGACAATCTACAGATATTCAGATTACCGCCAAGGAAATTATCCGCACGAAGGATACCCTTACCGAAATTGTCGCTAAGCATACCGGAAAGCCTGTCGACGAAGTCCGCGAAAAGACGGACCGCGACTTTTACATGAGCCCGGAAGAAGCTAAGGCCTTTGGCGTCATCGATGAAATTTTTGTGCCGCGTAAAGAGGGAATTTAA
- the tig gene encoding trigger factor, whose protein sequence is MSAEIKETSATVRTLEITIPQGDLKVPFEKKLSQYKKQVALKGFRQGQVPKSMILKQFGPSIRHEAVDEVVNSIVQEELKKANIIPVGKMLVKDFNDDEKSDITLKVEVEVDPEIDIKGYADTGITVPATAVHEEEVQAEFDRLMQMWSKDEHVDREAKKGDVVVGDYIEVVIDGEKQELPENKEFRSLLGESASPGFDEGLMGSKAGDKKEINFKYPDDHKDERYRGKTAQFNVEIKDVREIVPPTLDEEFCKQIGVKDEADLRNNLAESLAAQKKDAAKNKAINEAIDKLIEANPFEVPKARIYDLIKWTLNRNAQSEKDVVEPTEEQINELSGEAIREIKKHRILEFVATQEKIKPTQALVDERLQQMANAYHVEFENLKNHFRQSGRINQLRDELRFQMAADFIVGIRPAAEETK, encoded by the coding sequence ATGTCCGCTGAAATCAAAGAAACAAGCGCAACCGTGCGCACCCTTGAAATTACAATCCCGCAGGGTGATCTCAAGGTTCCGTTCGAAAAGAAGCTTTCTCAGTACAAGAAGCAGGTCGCCTTGAAGGGCTTCCGCCAGGGTCAAGTGCCGAAGTCCATGATCTTGAAGCAGTTCGGACCGTCCATCCGTCACGAAGCTGTCGATGAAGTCGTGAACTCTATCGTTCAGGAAGAACTCAAGAAGGCCAACATCATTCCGGTCGGCAAGATGCTCGTGAAGGATTTCAACGACGACGAAAAGAGCGACATCACACTTAAGGTCGAAGTCGAAGTTGATCCGGAAATCGACATCAAGGGCTACGCTGACACGGGCATCACCGTTCCGGCTACCGCCGTTCACGAAGAAGAAGTCCAGGCCGAATTCGACCGCCTCATGCAGATGTGGAGCAAGGACGAACACGTTGACCGCGAAGCCAAGAAGGGCGACGTTGTCGTTGGCGACTATATCGAAGTTGTTATCGACGGTGAAAAGCAGGAACTTCCGGAAAACAAGGAATTCCGCTCCCTCCTCGGTGAATCCGCTTCTCCGGGATTCGACGAAGGCCTCATGGGCTCTAAGGCCGGCGACAAGAAGGAAATCAACTTCAAGTATCCGGATGACCACAAGGATGAACGTTACCGCGGCAAGACTGCCCAGTTCAACGTTGAAATCAAGGACGTCCGCGAAATCGTTCCGCCGACTTTGGACGAAGAATTCTGCAAGCAGATTGGCGTCAAGGACGAAGCTGACTTGAGAAACAACCTCGCTGAAAGCCTCGCCGCCCAGAAGAAGGACGCTGCCAAGAACAAGGCTATCAACGAAGCTATCGACAAGCTCATCGAAGCTAACCCGTTCGAAGTGCCGAAGGCTCGCATCTACGACCTCATCAAGTGGACGCTCAACCGCAATGCTCAGAGCGAAAAGGACGTTGTGGAACCGACAGAAGAACAGATAAATGAACTCTCCGGTGAAGCAATCCGCGAAATTAAGAAACACCGCATTCTCGAATTCGTTGCTACGCAGGAAAAGATCAAGCCGACTCAGGCTCTCGTTGACGAACGCCTCCAGCAGATGGCTAACGCTTACCACGTGGAATTCGAAAATCTGAAGAACCACTTCCGCCAGTCTGGCCGTATCAACCAGCTGCGCGACGAACTTCGCTTCCAGATGGCTGCTGACTTCATCGTCGGTATCCGCCCGGCAGCTGAAGAAACAAAGTAA
- a CDS encoding class I SAM-dependent methyltransferase: MGKLQGQSSFFVPGPPAKPGEAHRPLVEFLLREVRGETVLDLGGGAGAYSLEMKKAGFDTTVADINEKSLAVAEKNGLKTKLLEPGEPLGENLADTVMMIEVLEHVPNPVDFLKSAIGAAKKRVVFSLPCTDDFNTLFECGLTYAHIAVSDHLWHFSYDEMKQMLDSLGVEYRLTMGDYLFPGAGIKLLRGCFKGPLGLLILPFRVLNKLGLIPKRYPSRFYGVIEKR, translated from the coding sequence ATGGGAAAATTGCAAGGTCAAAGTTCTTTCTTCGTTCCGGGTCCGCCGGCAAAGCCGGGTGAGGCCCACAGGCCACTGGTCGAGTTCTTGCTTCGCGAAGTTCGCGGGGAGACTGTTCTCGATCTCGGTGGTGGAGCGGGCGCCTATTCGCTTGAGATGAAGAAGGCGGGCTTTGACACGACTGTCGCCGATATCAACGAGAAGTCGCTTGCAGTTGCCGAGAAGAACGGACTCAAGACTAAATTGCTTGAACCGGGCGAACCGCTTGGCGAAAACCTTGCCGATACGGTCATGATGATCGAGGTCTTGGAACATGTGCCAAATCCAGTGGACTTCTTGAAGTCTGCCATCGGGGCTGCCAAAAAGCGCGTGGTGTTTTCGCTCCCGTGTACGGACGATTTTAACACTTTGTTCGAATGCGGGCTCACGTATGCGCATATTGCGGTATCCGACCACCTGTGGCATTTTTCGTACGACGAGATGAAGCAGATGCTTGATTCCCTTGGTGTGGAGTATCGCCTCACGATGGGCGACTACTTGTTCCCGGGGGCTGGTATCAAGCTTTTGCGCGGCTGTTTTAAGGGACCTTTGGGCCTTTTGATACTCCCGTTCCGCGTACTGAACAAGCTGGGCTTGATTCCGAAGCGTTACCCGTCCCGTTTTTACGGGGTCATCGAAAAAAGGTGA
- a CDS encoding oligosaccharide flippase family protein: MFQAFRNIRIGVFIAFVNLLIQGISFFVQNFIARNLGTASYGHFGLLQTDYSIFCAIADFGMTTLILAFFGSRATKGSLFRSILQLRLFSAVVAALLMVAFAFTFRYNHPIFYGELIFTFGLVFQHAFFDWYFICGKFWKRLFVSKLLHTISYSAVMGAALLYFKIERIELIALAMVLAALPAFFYGVTQAFHAHLLKITRRTFRFIALMVKAGIPYAISSFAAFAYLPIGLYVADKFASAEFLGCYNFGHKILVLCSGIMVHFISSNLITLHSTHDKDLHLKDIAIFTLFIAVCSSPLWLFPSWILKILFFAAPWTDATLQTSANILQILSFSLIFQAARTTLISTLLKEHATRAYAVMVSVGGASNVIACMLAGLYLENAMIPLFALTGDLVITAILFGYFAHHGRVRW, translated from the coding sequence ATGTTTCAAGCTTTCCGCAATATAAGAATCGGTGTTTTCATCGCATTTGTAAACCTCCTTATCCAAGGAATTTCATTTTTTGTCCAGAATTTTATTGCGCGTAACCTTGGAACCGCCTCTTACGGGCATTTCGGGCTGCTCCAGACCGACTACTCCATCTTCTGCGCCATCGCCGATTTCGGCATGACGACCCTCATCCTCGCCTTTTTCGGGAGCCGTGCCACAAAAGGTTCTCTTTTCAGGAGCATCCTCCAGCTTAGACTTTTCTCCGCCGTGGTTGCAGCTCTCCTCATGGTCGCCTTCGCGTTCACGTTCCGCTACAACCACCCGATTTTTTACGGCGAACTGATTTTCACATTCGGGCTCGTGTTCCAACATGCGTTTTTCGACTGGTACTTCATCTGCGGAAAATTCTGGAAGCGGCTCTTCGTCTCGAAGCTACTGCACACGATTTCGTATTCCGCGGTCATGGGAGCGGCCCTACTCTACTTCAAGATTGAACGCATCGAGCTCATTGCGCTTGCGATGGTGCTTGCCGCCCTCCCCGCATTCTTCTACGGTGTCACGCAGGCGTTCCACGCACACCTCTTAAAAATCACACGCCGCACGTTCCGCTTTATCGCGCTCATGGTCAAGGCGGGCATCCCGTACGCCATCTCGAGCTTTGCCGCCTTTGCCTACCTCCCCATCGGGCTTTACGTCGCAGATAAATTCGCAAGCGCCGAATTCCTCGGCTGCTATAACTTCGGGCATAAAATTCTCGTGCTCTGCTCGGGCATCATGGTTCACTTCATCTCGTCGAACCTCATCACGCTCCATTCCACGCATGATAAGGACCTCCACCTCAAGGACATCGCCATATTCACGCTGTTCATCGCCGTGTGCTCTTCGCCGCTGTGGTTATTTCCCTCATGGATTTTAAAAATTCTCTTCTTTGCAGCCCCGTGGACTGACGCTACATTACAGACAAGCGCAAATATTTTACAGATACTTTCGTTCTCGCTCATTTTCCAGGCAGCACGCACCACGCTCATCTCGACACTCCTCAAGGAACATGCGACACGCGCCTACGCCGTCATGGTAAGCGTCGGCGGAGCCTCGAACGTCATCGCCTGCATGCTCGCAGGCCTCTATCTCGAAAATGCAATGATCCCGCTATTTGCACTCACAGGCGATCTTGTGATCACCGCAATCCTGTTCGGGTATTTCGCCCACCACGGCAGGGTCCGCTGGTAA
- a CDS encoding O-antigen polymerase gives MMEALFAHPESSVMFTLALVALVLVSIFKEDFFRPSTLYFLVQMVMLGVSYLQFLPMMSDFNYSTWLVWGGGMFCFLVGCYVTDFAWKSAGGPPLQKKLEVHGEYNWVCHFFLSFSAFAYFFVGVLGVISVAGNLVLLTDNPSQWLTGKDNDVLKYADFFTSGAMVVGLFAVASFKSMNPVRWVRYASRFMVLFTILLSFATYPSRGINMLCLGMFMILFNYLRGRFSWRSLAVVTVFVCIFFVAVASLKGQYGNSDVTDSKIAKEVALLPYKYVANNYWNLDYAFNRYSDIPEHDWTYGIDAFFGVTHLLHIGDGLQSNFGWDTPFNESVVKYTGLNTIPYLWDAYKDFGLPGIFLLPFFFGVLFTYSYHKMAVAKNPFMLLLTATFMMWIILWNFTTGYKQSMYWVWMSFFFFVCTVSSGKRSILPADPAVVGEIPEQDCGDHKIACECK, from the coding sequence ATGATGGAGGCGTTGTTTGCTCATCCAGAATCAAGCGTGATGTTTACGCTTGCTCTCGTTGCCTTGGTGCTTGTCTCTATTTTCAAGGAAGATTTTTTCCGCCCGTCGACTCTGTACTTTTTGGTGCAGATGGTGATGCTTGGCGTCTCCTATTTGCAGTTCTTGCCGATGATGTCGGACTTTAACTATTCGACGTGGCTCGTGTGGGGCGGCGGCATGTTCTGCTTTTTGGTCGGTTGCTATGTGACGGATTTCGCGTGGAAATCGGCTGGCGGCCCGCCACTGCAGAAGAAGCTTGAGGTTCATGGCGAGTACAACTGGGTCTGCCATTTCTTCCTCAGCTTTTCGGCGTTTGCGTATTTCTTTGTGGGCGTGCTCGGCGTCATCTCGGTGGCGGGGAACCTGGTGCTGTTGACGGACAACCCGTCGCAGTGGCTCACGGGTAAGGATAACGACGTGCTCAAGTACGCAGACTTCTTTACGTCGGGTGCGATGGTGGTCGGGCTTTTTGCAGTGGCGTCGTTCAAGTCCATGAACCCGGTGCGCTGGGTGCGCTATGCATCGCGCTTTATGGTGCTGTTCACAATTCTTCTTTCGTTTGCGACGTACCCGAGCCGTGGCATCAACATGCTTTGCCTTGGTATGTTCATGATTTTGTTCAACTACTTGCGTGGGCGTTTTTCATGGCGCTCGCTCGCGGTGGTGACGGTGTTTGTCTGCATCTTCTTTGTAGCGGTGGCGTCACTCAAGGGGCAGTATGGCAATTCCGATGTGACTGACAGTAAGATTGCAAAGGAAGTGGCTCTGCTCCCGTACAAGTACGTGGCGAATAACTATTGGAACCTGGATTACGCCTTCAACCGCTATAGCGATATCCCTGAGCACGACTGGACGTACGGCATTGACGCATTCTTTGGCGTGACGCACCTGCTGCATATTGGTGATGGGTTGCAGTCAAATTTTGGATGGGATACGCCGTTTAACGAGAGCGTAGTGAAATACACGGGTTTAAATACGATTCCGTACCTGTGGGATGCGTACAAGGACTTTGGACTCCCGGGGATTTTCCTGTTGCCGTTTTTCTTTGGCGTGCTGTTCACGTATAGCTATCACAAGATGGCGGTTGCAAAAAATCCGTTTATGCTTTTGCTCACGGCGACGTTCATGATGTGGATTATCCTGTGGAACTTCACGACCGGTTACAAGCAAAGTATGTACTGGGTGTGGATGTCGTTCTTCTTCTTTGTCTGCACGGTGAGCAGCGGCAAACGCTCAATTTTACCAGCGGACCCTGCCGTGGTGGGCGAAATACCCGAACAGGATTGCGGTGATCACAAGATCGCCTGTGAGTGCAAATAG
- a CDS encoding GumC family protein: MEKQESIGFVEICLRILNNDLKHFKFVAAMVIIPTIIAFVMVMWVVKPKYAASAIVTPPASTQPMSGMLSGLMGSSGMSSLLGISMDNEDVNAVWTILNSWELHNMVIDKFDLAKHYKFKGKFHADLLKEFRKNFGLELNKEEMLSIYFKDTDAKLAVDVLNFMLDKADSSFNAFKTKQARQSREYFQTRLDSCYHTLDSLLGEFVDFQVKNNVYEPNVQLEATIKYLSELQAMREEVNMELNFEKLDRGENSKRYQELSKRIKGVNSALGGALKGKHSNIGMIELKKSPELYAEYLRREAEIRIQEAMYKVLRQQSEQMRLEEAKTLTNLHVLEPPWQNDKKISPKRGLILAFTVFFSFFLATLLSNLVEYMRSESRTNSKTAAEWDFFVKKVCFWHK, encoded by the coding sequence ATGGAAAAGCAAGAGTCTATTGGTTTTGTTGAAATCTGTCTGCGGATTCTGAATAACGACTTGAAGCATTTCAAGTTTGTTGCCGCGATGGTCATTATCCCGACGATTATTGCCTTTGTGATGGTCATGTGGGTCGTGAAGCCGAAGTATGCCGCATCGGCGATTGTCACTCCGCCGGCCTCGACGCAGCCTATGTCGGGGATGCTCAGCGGGCTCATGGGTTCTTCGGGCATGAGTTCGCTCCTTGGAATTTCCATGGACAACGAGGACGTGAATGCCGTGTGGACGATTCTCAATTCCTGGGAACTGCACAACATGGTCATCGACAAGTTTGACCTTGCAAAGCACTACAAGTTCAAGGGCAAGTTCCATGCGGACTTGCTCAAGGAGTTCCGCAAGAATTTCGGTCTTGAGCTGAACAAGGAAGAAATGCTTTCCATCTACTTCAAGGATACGGATGCGAAGCTCGCTGTCGATGTCCTGAACTTCATGCTTGACAAGGCGGATTCCTCGTTCAACGCATTCAAGACGAAGCAGGCCCGCCAGTCTAGGGAATATTTCCAGACGAGGCTTGATTCTTGCTACCATACGCTGGATTCCTTGCTTGGCGAGTTTGTCGATTTCCAGGTGAAGAACAATGTGTACGAACCGAACGTGCAGCTTGAGGCGACCATCAAGTACTTGAGCGAATTGCAGGCGATGCGCGAAGAAGTGAACATGGAATTGAACTTCGAAAAGCTGGACCGTGGCGAAAACAGCAAGCGTTACCAGGAACTCTCGAAGCGTATCAAGGGCGTGAATTCTGCACTTGGCGGAGCGCTCAAGGGCAAGCACAGCAACATCGGTATGATCGAGCTCAAGAAGTCTCCGGAGCTTTATGCGGAATACCTGAGGCGTGAGGCTGAAATTCGCATCCAGGAAGCAATGTACAAGGTGCTGCGCCAGCAGAGCGAACAGATGCGACTGGAAGAAGCGAAGACGCTTACGAACCTGCATGTGCTTGAACCGCCTTGGCAAAACGACAAGAAGATTTCTCCGAAGCGTGGGCTTATCCTTGCGTTTACGGTGTTCTTCTCGTTCTTCTTGGCTACACTCCTCAGTAACCTTGTCGAGTACATGCGCTCCGAAAGCCGCACGAACTCTAAGACCGCTGCCGAGTGGGATTTCTTCGTCAAGAAAGTCTGCTTCTGGCATAAGTAA